Proteins encoded by one window of Anguilla rostrata isolate EN2019 chromosome 9, ASM1855537v3, whole genome shotgun sequence:
- the picalma gene encoding phosphatidylinositol binding clathrin assembly protein a isoform X4, whose protein sequence is MSGQSITDRITAAQHSVTGSAVSKTVCKATTHEIMGPKKKHLDYLIQCTNEMNVNIPQLADTLFERTTNTSWVVVFKSLITTHHLMVYGNERFIQYLASRNTLFNLSNFLDKSGLQGYDMSTFIRRYSRYLNEKAMSYRQVAFDFTKVKRGADGVMRTMNTEKLLKTIPIIQNQMDALLDFNVNANELTNGVINAAFMLLFKDAIRLFAAYNEGIINLLEKYFDMKKTQCKEGLDIYKKFLTRMTRISEFLKVAEQVGIDRGDIPDLSQAPSSLLDALEQHLASLEGKKVKDSTAASRASTLSNAVSSLANTGISFTKVDEREKQAALEEEQARLKALKEQRLKELSKKPSSSATTAASPVSTTGVSISTAPAIDLFSTPSSTNSASKVGSDLLDLQPTFQPALPISTGLPVANTWGDPFTSTEAVDDSIPNLNPFLTKPVVDAVHLPVVSSDGVSFSSRTPSHEMFGDHYNPFIDSSSSVATNYEHACGIEQFTSDSFCGPAPYPNAPLFHSESSAVAGLFGGFTASPTPQPQTSRGLNVDFESVFGNKSASANNSDSAVASPSQGLPPSCPPPGKLVSDDLDSSLANLVGNLGIGNGTTKNDIHWSQPGEKKLTGGTNWQPKTAPSTTWNPASMNGMHFPQYAPAVMAFPATTPTGMVAYGMPPQMGSMAMMTQPTMMYTQPVMRPANPFGPVPGAQPSAASSPSSQSPLRAPGKDPFAQLSLKDFL, encoded by the exons ACCTGATCCAGTGCACCAATGAGATGAATGTGAACATCCCCCAGCTAGCCGACACGCTGTTCGAGAGGACCACAAACACTAGCTGGGTGGTGGTCTTCAAGTCCCTCATCACCACGCACCACCTCATGGTGTACGGCAATGAG CGATTTATACAGTACTTGGCATCAagaaacacattattcaacCTGAGCAATTTTTTGGACAAAAGTGGCTTGCAAG GTTACGACATGTCAACTTTCATCAGGAGGTATAGCCGATACCTGAACGAGAAGGCCATGTCGTACAGACAAGTCGCTTTTGACTTCACGAAAGTGAAAAGAGG agcgGATGGAGTGATGAGGACCATGAacacagagaagctcctgaaaACGATTCCCATAATCCAAAACCAGATGGACGCACTGCTCGACTTCAAT GTCAATGCCAATGAACTCACAAATGGGGTAATCAATGCAGCCTTCATGCTTCTGTTCAAAGATGCCATCCGACTGTTCGCTGCATACAACGAAGGGATCATCAATCTCTTGG AGAAATACTTTGACATGAAGAAAACTCAATGTAAAGAGGGCCTGGACATCTACAAGAAATTCCTCACTCGAATGACGAGAATCTCAGAGTTCCTGAAAGTGGCAGAG CAAGTGGGCATCGACCGGGGGGACATCCCAGACCTGTCGCAG GCTCCAAGCAGCCTACTGGATGCTCTAGAGCAGCACTTGGCCTCTTTAGAAGGTAAAAAGGTCAAAGACTCCACTGCGGCCAGCAG GGCCAGCACTCTCTCGAATGCCGTGTCATCGCTCGCAAACACCGGCATATCTTTCACCAAAGTGGATGAAAGGGAAAAACAGGCGGCGCTGGAGGAAGAGCAGGCACGCTTAAAAGCACTTAAG GAGCAAAGGCTGAAGGAACTGTCAAAGAAGCCCTCTTCTTCAGCCACCACTGCAGCCTCACCCGTCTCCACCACCGGGGTCAGCATTAGCACCGCCCCGGCCATCGACCTGTTCTCCACACCCAGCTCCACAAACAG CGCCTCCAAGGTGGGGAGCGACTTGCTTGACTTGCAGCCAACGTTCCAGCCAGCCCTGCCCATCTCCACTGGGTTGCCTGTAGCCAACACTTGGGGAG ATCCTTTCACTTCTACTGAAGCTGTCGATGACTCCATTCCAAACTTAAATCCTTTCCTCACAAAACCCGTTGTCGACGCTGTCCATCTACCTGTTGTGTCTTCTGACGGTGTTAGTTTTTCCTCTAGGACACCCAGTCATGAAATGTTCGGTG ATCATTACAATCCCTTTATTGATTCAAGTTCTTCTGTTGCAACCAATTACGAACACGCATGTGGGATAGAGCAGTTTACCTCAG ACTCCTTCTGCGGGCCTGCGCCTTACCCTAACGCCCCTCTCTTCCACTCTGAGTCTTCTGCTGTAGCTGGCTTATTTGGAG GGTTCACGGCATCTCCGACTCCTCAACCACAGACCTCAAGAGGCCTTAACGTCGACTTTGAGTCTGTGTTCGGCAATAAGTCTGCCTCTGCCAACAACTCCGATTCTGCCG TGGCGTCCCCCAGTCAGGGCCTGCCCCCCAGCTGTCCGCCGCCTGGGAAACTGGTCTCGGACGACCTGGACTCCTCTCTGGCAAACCTCGTGGGCA ATCTGGGAATTGGCAATGGCACAACAAAAAA TGACATCCACTGGAGTCAGCCTGGGGAGAAGAAGCTCACAGGCGGAACCAACTGGCAACCAAAGACTGCCCCCAGCACCACTTGGAACCCCGCCTCCATG AATGGCATGCATTTCCCACAATAC GCACCCGCTGTCATGGCCTTCCCTGCAACGACGCCCACGGGGATGGTGGCTTATGGAATG CCCCCACAGATGGGCTCCATGGCGATGATGACCCAGCCCACCATGATGTACACACAGCCCGTAATGCGGCCGGCCAACCCCTTCGGCCCCGTCCCTGGGGCACAG CCCTCCGCAGCTTCTAGTCCCTCCAGTCAAAGTCCCCTCAGAGCTCCAGGAAAGGACCCCTTTGCACAGCTCTCTCTCAAGGATTTCTTGTAG
- the picalma gene encoding phosphatidylinositol binding clathrin assembly protein a isoform X12: protein MSGQSITDRITAAQHSVTGSAVSKTVCKATTHEIMGPKKKHLDYLIQCTNEMNVNIPQLADTLFERTTNTSWVVVFKSLITTHHLMVYGNERFIQYLASRNTLFNLSNFLDKSGLQGYDMSTFIRRYSRYLNEKAMSYRQVAFDFTKVKRGADGVMRTMNTEKLLKTIPIIQNQMDALLDFNVNANELTNGVINAAFMLLFKDAIRLFAAYNEGIINLLEKYFDMKKTQCKEGLDIYKKFLTRMTRISEFLKVAEQVGIDRGDIPDLSQAPSSLLDALEQHLASLEGKKVKDSTAASRASTLSNAVSSLANTGISFTKVDEREKQAALEEEQARLKALKEQRLKELSKKPSSSATTAASPVSTTGVSISTAPAIDLFSTPSSTNSASKVGSDLLDLQPTFQPALPISTGLPVANTWGDSFCGPAPYPNAPLFHSESSAVAGLFGGFTASPTPQPQTSRGLNVDFESVFGNKSASANNSDSADDVLGGILKPTVASPSQGLPPSCPPPGKLVSDDLDSSLANLVGNLGIGNGTTKNDIHWSQPGEKKLTGGTNWQPKTAPSTTWNPASMAPAVMAFPATTPTGMVAYGMPPQMGSMAMMTQPTMMYTQPVMRPANPFGPVPGAQPSAASSPSSQSPLRAPGKDPFAQLSLKDFL, encoded by the exons ACCTGATCCAGTGCACCAATGAGATGAATGTGAACATCCCCCAGCTAGCCGACACGCTGTTCGAGAGGACCACAAACACTAGCTGGGTGGTGGTCTTCAAGTCCCTCATCACCACGCACCACCTCATGGTGTACGGCAATGAG CGATTTATACAGTACTTGGCATCAagaaacacattattcaacCTGAGCAATTTTTTGGACAAAAGTGGCTTGCAAG GTTACGACATGTCAACTTTCATCAGGAGGTATAGCCGATACCTGAACGAGAAGGCCATGTCGTACAGACAAGTCGCTTTTGACTTCACGAAAGTGAAAAGAGG agcgGATGGAGTGATGAGGACCATGAacacagagaagctcctgaaaACGATTCCCATAATCCAAAACCAGATGGACGCACTGCTCGACTTCAAT GTCAATGCCAATGAACTCACAAATGGGGTAATCAATGCAGCCTTCATGCTTCTGTTCAAAGATGCCATCCGACTGTTCGCTGCATACAACGAAGGGATCATCAATCTCTTGG AGAAATACTTTGACATGAAGAAAACTCAATGTAAAGAGGGCCTGGACATCTACAAGAAATTCCTCACTCGAATGACGAGAATCTCAGAGTTCCTGAAAGTGGCAGAG CAAGTGGGCATCGACCGGGGGGACATCCCAGACCTGTCGCAG GCTCCAAGCAGCCTACTGGATGCTCTAGAGCAGCACTTGGCCTCTTTAGAAGGTAAAAAGGTCAAAGACTCCACTGCGGCCAGCAG GGCCAGCACTCTCTCGAATGCCGTGTCATCGCTCGCAAACACCGGCATATCTTTCACCAAAGTGGATGAAAGGGAAAAACAGGCGGCGCTGGAGGAAGAGCAGGCACGCTTAAAAGCACTTAAG GAGCAAAGGCTGAAGGAACTGTCAAAGAAGCCCTCTTCTTCAGCCACCACTGCAGCCTCACCCGTCTCCACCACCGGGGTCAGCATTAGCACCGCCCCGGCCATCGACCTGTTCTCCACACCCAGCTCCACAAACAG CGCCTCCAAGGTGGGGAGCGACTTGCTTGACTTGCAGCCAACGTTCCAGCCAGCCCTGCCCATCTCCACTGGGTTGCCTGTAGCCAACACTTGGGGAG ACTCCTTCTGCGGGCCTGCGCCTTACCCTAACGCCCCTCTCTTCCACTCTGAGTCTTCTGCTGTAGCTGGCTTATTTGGAG GGTTCACGGCATCTCCGACTCCTCAACCACAGACCTCAAGAGGCCTTAACGTCGACTTTGAGTCTGTGTTCGGCAATAAGTCTGCCTCTGCCAACAACTCCGATTCTGCCG ATGATGTTTTAGGTGGGATCCTGAAACCCACAGTGGCGTCCCCCAGTCAGGGCCTGCCCCCCAGCTGTCCGCCGCCTGGGAAACTGGTCTCGGACGACCTGGACTCCTCTCTGGCAAACCTCGTGGGCA ATCTGGGAATTGGCAATGGCACAACAAAAAA TGACATCCACTGGAGTCAGCCTGGGGAGAAGAAGCTCACAGGCGGAACCAACTGGCAACCAAAGACTGCCCCCAGCACCACTTGGAACCCCGCCTCCATG GCACCCGCTGTCATGGCCTTCCCTGCAACGACGCCCACGGGGATGGTGGCTTATGGAATG CCCCCACAGATGGGCTCCATGGCGATGATGACCCAGCCCACCATGATGTACACACAGCCCGTAATGCGGCCGGCCAACCCCTTCGGCCCCGTCCCTGGGGCACAG CCCTCCGCAGCTTCTAGTCCCTCCAGTCAAAGTCCCCTCAGAGCTCCAGGAAAGGACCCCTTTGCACAGCTCTCTCTCAAGGATTTCTTGTAG
- the picalma gene encoding phosphatidylinositol binding clathrin assembly protein a isoform X2: MSGQSITDRITAAQHSVTGSAVSKTVCKATTHEIMGPKKKHLDYLIQCTNEMNVNIPQLADTLFERTTNTSWVVVFKSLITTHHLMVYGNERFIQYLASRNTLFNLSNFLDKSGLQGYDMSTFIRRYSRYLNEKAMSYRQVAFDFTKVKRGADGVMRTMNTEKLLKTIPIIQNQMDALLDFNVNANELTNGVINAAFMLLFKDAIRLFAAYNEGIINLLEKYFDMKKTQCKEGLDIYKKFLTRMTRISEFLKVAEQVGIDRGDIPDLSQAPSSLLDALEQHLASLEGKKVKDSTAASRASTLSNAVSSLANTGISFTKVDEREKQAALEEEQARLKALKEQRLKELSKKPSSSATTAASPVSTTGVSISTAPAIDLFSTPSSTNSASKVGSDLLDLQPTFQPALPISTGLPVANTWGDPFTSTEAVDDSIPNLNPFLTKPVVDAVHLPVVSSDGVSFSSRTPSHEMFGDHYNPFIDSSSSVATNYEHACGIEQFTSDSFCGPAPYPNAPLFHSESSAVAGLFGGFTASPTPQPQTSRGLNVDFESVFGNKSASANNSDSAGGILKPTVASPSQGLPPSCPPPGKLVSDDLDSSLANLVGNLGIGNGTTKNDIHWSQPGEKKLTGGTNWQPKTAPSTTWNPASMNGMHFPQYAPAVMAFPATTPTGMVAYGMPPQMGSMAMMTQPTMMYTQPVMRPANPFGPVPGAQPSAASSPSSQSPLRAPGKDPFAQLSLKDFL; the protein is encoded by the exons ACCTGATCCAGTGCACCAATGAGATGAATGTGAACATCCCCCAGCTAGCCGACACGCTGTTCGAGAGGACCACAAACACTAGCTGGGTGGTGGTCTTCAAGTCCCTCATCACCACGCACCACCTCATGGTGTACGGCAATGAG CGATTTATACAGTACTTGGCATCAagaaacacattattcaacCTGAGCAATTTTTTGGACAAAAGTGGCTTGCAAG GTTACGACATGTCAACTTTCATCAGGAGGTATAGCCGATACCTGAACGAGAAGGCCATGTCGTACAGACAAGTCGCTTTTGACTTCACGAAAGTGAAAAGAGG agcgGATGGAGTGATGAGGACCATGAacacagagaagctcctgaaaACGATTCCCATAATCCAAAACCAGATGGACGCACTGCTCGACTTCAAT GTCAATGCCAATGAACTCACAAATGGGGTAATCAATGCAGCCTTCATGCTTCTGTTCAAAGATGCCATCCGACTGTTCGCTGCATACAACGAAGGGATCATCAATCTCTTGG AGAAATACTTTGACATGAAGAAAACTCAATGTAAAGAGGGCCTGGACATCTACAAGAAATTCCTCACTCGAATGACGAGAATCTCAGAGTTCCTGAAAGTGGCAGAG CAAGTGGGCATCGACCGGGGGGACATCCCAGACCTGTCGCAG GCTCCAAGCAGCCTACTGGATGCTCTAGAGCAGCACTTGGCCTCTTTAGAAGGTAAAAAGGTCAAAGACTCCACTGCGGCCAGCAG GGCCAGCACTCTCTCGAATGCCGTGTCATCGCTCGCAAACACCGGCATATCTTTCACCAAAGTGGATGAAAGGGAAAAACAGGCGGCGCTGGAGGAAGAGCAGGCACGCTTAAAAGCACTTAAG GAGCAAAGGCTGAAGGAACTGTCAAAGAAGCCCTCTTCTTCAGCCACCACTGCAGCCTCACCCGTCTCCACCACCGGGGTCAGCATTAGCACCGCCCCGGCCATCGACCTGTTCTCCACACCCAGCTCCACAAACAG CGCCTCCAAGGTGGGGAGCGACTTGCTTGACTTGCAGCCAACGTTCCAGCCAGCCCTGCCCATCTCCACTGGGTTGCCTGTAGCCAACACTTGGGGAG ATCCTTTCACTTCTACTGAAGCTGTCGATGACTCCATTCCAAACTTAAATCCTTTCCTCACAAAACCCGTTGTCGACGCTGTCCATCTACCTGTTGTGTCTTCTGACGGTGTTAGTTTTTCCTCTAGGACACCCAGTCATGAAATGTTCGGTG ATCATTACAATCCCTTTATTGATTCAAGTTCTTCTGTTGCAACCAATTACGAACACGCATGTGGGATAGAGCAGTTTACCTCAG ACTCCTTCTGCGGGCCTGCGCCTTACCCTAACGCCCCTCTCTTCCACTCTGAGTCTTCTGCTGTAGCTGGCTTATTTGGAG GGTTCACGGCATCTCCGACTCCTCAACCACAGACCTCAAGAGGCCTTAACGTCGACTTTGAGTCTGTGTTCGGCAATAAGTCTGCCTCTGCCAACAACTCCGATTCTGCCG GTGGGATCCTGAAACCCACAGTGGCGTCCCCCAGTCAGGGCCTGCCCCCCAGCTGTCCGCCGCCTGGGAAACTGGTCTCGGACGACCTGGACTCCTCTCTGGCAAACCTCGTGGGCA ATCTGGGAATTGGCAATGGCACAACAAAAAA TGACATCCACTGGAGTCAGCCTGGGGAGAAGAAGCTCACAGGCGGAACCAACTGGCAACCAAAGACTGCCCCCAGCACCACTTGGAACCCCGCCTCCATG AATGGCATGCATTTCCCACAATAC GCACCCGCTGTCATGGCCTTCCCTGCAACGACGCCCACGGGGATGGTGGCTTATGGAATG CCCCCACAGATGGGCTCCATGGCGATGATGACCCAGCCCACCATGATGTACACACAGCCCGTAATGCGGCCGGCCAACCCCTTCGGCCCCGTCCCTGGGGCACAG CCCTCCGCAGCTTCTAGTCCCTCCAGTCAAAGTCCCCTCAGAGCTCCAGGAAAGGACCCCTTTGCACAGCTCTCTCTCAAGGATTTCTTGTAG
- the picalma gene encoding phosphatidylinositol binding clathrin assembly protein a isoform X6 gives MSGQSITDRITAAQHSVTGSAVSKTVCKATTHEIMGPKKKHLDYLIQCTNEMNVNIPQLADTLFERTTNTSWVVVFKSLITTHHLMVYGNERFIQYLASRNTLFNLSNFLDKSGLQGYDMSTFIRRYSRYLNEKAMSYRQVAFDFTKVKRGADGVMRTMNTEKLLKTIPIIQNQMDALLDFNVNANELTNGVINAAFMLLFKDAIRLFAAYNEGIINLLEKYFDMKKTQCKEGLDIYKKFLTRMTRISEFLKVAEQVGIDRGDIPDLSQAPSSLLDALEQHLASLEGKKVKDSTAASRASTLSNAVSSLANTGISFTKVDEREKQAALEEEQARLKALKEQRLKELSKKPSSSATTAASPVSTTGVSISTAPAIDLFSTPSSTNSASKVGSDLLDLQPTFQPALPISTGLPVANTWGDPFTSTEAVDDSIPNLNPFLTKPVVDAVHLPVVSSDGVSFSSRTPSHEMFGDHYNPFIDSSSSVATNYEHACGIEQFTSDSFCGPAPYPNAPLFHSESSAVAGLFGGFTASPTPQPQTSRGLNVDFESVFGNKSASANNSDSADDVLGGILKPTVASPSQGLPPSCPPPGKLVSDDLDSSLANLVGNLGIGNGTTKNDIHWSQPGEKKLTGGTNWQPKTAPSTTWNPASMNGMHFPQYAPAVMAFPATTPTGMVAYGMPPQMGSMAMMTQPTMMYTQPVMRPANPFGPVPGAQMQFM, from the exons ACCTGATCCAGTGCACCAATGAGATGAATGTGAACATCCCCCAGCTAGCCGACACGCTGTTCGAGAGGACCACAAACACTAGCTGGGTGGTGGTCTTCAAGTCCCTCATCACCACGCACCACCTCATGGTGTACGGCAATGAG CGATTTATACAGTACTTGGCATCAagaaacacattattcaacCTGAGCAATTTTTTGGACAAAAGTGGCTTGCAAG GTTACGACATGTCAACTTTCATCAGGAGGTATAGCCGATACCTGAACGAGAAGGCCATGTCGTACAGACAAGTCGCTTTTGACTTCACGAAAGTGAAAAGAGG agcgGATGGAGTGATGAGGACCATGAacacagagaagctcctgaaaACGATTCCCATAATCCAAAACCAGATGGACGCACTGCTCGACTTCAAT GTCAATGCCAATGAACTCACAAATGGGGTAATCAATGCAGCCTTCATGCTTCTGTTCAAAGATGCCATCCGACTGTTCGCTGCATACAACGAAGGGATCATCAATCTCTTGG AGAAATACTTTGACATGAAGAAAACTCAATGTAAAGAGGGCCTGGACATCTACAAGAAATTCCTCACTCGAATGACGAGAATCTCAGAGTTCCTGAAAGTGGCAGAG CAAGTGGGCATCGACCGGGGGGACATCCCAGACCTGTCGCAG GCTCCAAGCAGCCTACTGGATGCTCTAGAGCAGCACTTGGCCTCTTTAGAAGGTAAAAAGGTCAAAGACTCCACTGCGGCCAGCAG GGCCAGCACTCTCTCGAATGCCGTGTCATCGCTCGCAAACACCGGCATATCTTTCACCAAAGTGGATGAAAGGGAAAAACAGGCGGCGCTGGAGGAAGAGCAGGCACGCTTAAAAGCACTTAAG GAGCAAAGGCTGAAGGAACTGTCAAAGAAGCCCTCTTCTTCAGCCACCACTGCAGCCTCACCCGTCTCCACCACCGGGGTCAGCATTAGCACCGCCCCGGCCATCGACCTGTTCTCCACACCCAGCTCCACAAACAG CGCCTCCAAGGTGGGGAGCGACTTGCTTGACTTGCAGCCAACGTTCCAGCCAGCCCTGCCCATCTCCACTGGGTTGCCTGTAGCCAACACTTGGGGAG ATCCTTTCACTTCTACTGAAGCTGTCGATGACTCCATTCCAAACTTAAATCCTTTCCTCACAAAACCCGTTGTCGACGCTGTCCATCTACCTGTTGTGTCTTCTGACGGTGTTAGTTTTTCCTCTAGGACACCCAGTCATGAAATGTTCGGTG ATCATTACAATCCCTTTATTGATTCAAGTTCTTCTGTTGCAACCAATTACGAACACGCATGTGGGATAGAGCAGTTTACCTCAG ACTCCTTCTGCGGGCCTGCGCCTTACCCTAACGCCCCTCTCTTCCACTCTGAGTCTTCTGCTGTAGCTGGCTTATTTGGAG GGTTCACGGCATCTCCGACTCCTCAACCACAGACCTCAAGAGGCCTTAACGTCGACTTTGAGTCTGTGTTCGGCAATAAGTCTGCCTCTGCCAACAACTCCGATTCTGCCG ATGATGTTTTAGGTGGGATCCTGAAACCCACAGTGGCGTCCCCCAGTCAGGGCCTGCCCCCCAGCTGTCCGCCGCCTGGGAAACTGGTCTCGGACGACCTGGACTCCTCTCTGGCAAACCTCGTGGGCA ATCTGGGAATTGGCAATGGCACAACAAAAAA TGACATCCACTGGAGTCAGCCTGGGGAGAAGAAGCTCACAGGCGGAACCAACTGGCAACCAAAGACTGCCCCCAGCACCACTTGGAACCCCGCCTCCATG AATGGCATGCATTTCCCACAATAC GCACCCGCTGTCATGGCCTTCCCTGCAACGACGCCCACGGGGATGGTGGCTTATGGAATG CCCCCACAGATGGGCTCCATGGCGATGATGACCCAGCCCACCATGATGTACACACAGCCCGTAATGCGGCCGGCCAACCCCTTCGGCCCCGTCCCTGGGGCACAG
- the picalma gene encoding phosphatidylinositol binding clathrin assembly protein a isoform X22: MSGQSITDRITAAQHSVTGSAVSKTVCKATTHEIMGPKKKHLDYLIQCTNEMNVNIPQLADTLFERTTNTSWVVVFKSLITTHHLMVYGNERFIQYLASRNTLFNLSNFLDKSGLQGYDMSTFIRRYSRYLNEKAMSYRQVAFDFTKVKRGADGVMRTMNTEKLLKTIPIIQNQMDALLDFNVNANELTNGVINAAFMLLFKDAIRLFAAYNEGIINLLEKYFDMKKTQCKEGLDIYKKFLTRMTRISEFLKVAEQVGIDRGDIPDLSQAPSSLLDALEQHLASLEGKKVKDSTAASRASTLSNAVSSLANTGISFTKVDEREKQAALEEEQARLKALKEQRLKELSKKPSSSATTAASPVSTTGVSISTAPAIDLFSTPSSTNSASKVGSDLLDLQPTFQPALPISTGLPVANTWGGFTASPTPQPQTSRGLNVDFESVFGNKSASANNSDSAVASPSQGLPPSCPPPGKLVSDDLDSSLANLVGNLGIGNGTTKK, translated from the exons ACCTGATCCAGTGCACCAATGAGATGAATGTGAACATCCCCCAGCTAGCCGACACGCTGTTCGAGAGGACCACAAACACTAGCTGGGTGGTGGTCTTCAAGTCCCTCATCACCACGCACCACCTCATGGTGTACGGCAATGAG CGATTTATACAGTACTTGGCATCAagaaacacattattcaacCTGAGCAATTTTTTGGACAAAAGTGGCTTGCAAG GTTACGACATGTCAACTTTCATCAGGAGGTATAGCCGATACCTGAACGAGAAGGCCATGTCGTACAGACAAGTCGCTTTTGACTTCACGAAAGTGAAAAGAGG agcgGATGGAGTGATGAGGACCATGAacacagagaagctcctgaaaACGATTCCCATAATCCAAAACCAGATGGACGCACTGCTCGACTTCAAT GTCAATGCCAATGAACTCACAAATGGGGTAATCAATGCAGCCTTCATGCTTCTGTTCAAAGATGCCATCCGACTGTTCGCTGCATACAACGAAGGGATCATCAATCTCTTGG AGAAATACTTTGACATGAAGAAAACTCAATGTAAAGAGGGCCTGGACATCTACAAGAAATTCCTCACTCGAATGACGAGAATCTCAGAGTTCCTGAAAGTGGCAGAG CAAGTGGGCATCGACCGGGGGGACATCCCAGACCTGTCGCAG GCTCCAAGCAGCCTACTGGATGCTCTAGAGCAGCACTTGGCCTCTTTAGAAGGTAAAAAGGTCAAAGACTCCACTGCGGCCAGCAG GGCCAGCACTCTCTCGAATGCCGTGTCATCGCTCGCAAACACCGGCATATCTTTCACCAAAGTGGATGAAAGGGAAAAACAGGCGGCGCTGGAGGAAGAGCAGGCACGCTTAAAAGCACTTAAG GAGCAAAGGCTGAAGGAACTGTCAAAGAAGCCCTCTTCTTCAGCCACCACTGCAGCCTCACCCGTCTCCACCACCGGGGTCAGCATTAGCACCGCCCCGGCCATCGACCTGTTCTCCACACCCAGCTCCACAAACAG CGCCTCCAAGGTGGGGAGCGACTTGCTTGACTTGCAGCCAACGTTCCAGCCAGCCCTGCCCATCTCCACTGGGTTGCCTGTAGCCAACACTTGGGGAG GGTTCACGGCATCTCCGACTCCTCAACCACAGACCTCAAGAGGCCTTAACGTCGACTTTGAGTCTGTGTTCGGCAATAAGTCTGCCTCTGCCAACAACTCCGATTCTGCCG TGGCGTCCCCCAGTCAGGGCCTGCCCCCCAGCTGTCCGCCGCCTGGGAAACTGGTCTCGGACGACCTGGACTCCTCTCTGGCAAACCTCGTGGGCA ATCTGGGAATTGGCAATGGCACAACAAAAAAGTAA